A single window of Sporosarcina sp. FSL W7-1349 DNA harbors:
- the ctaG gene encoding cytochrome c oxidase assembly factor CtaG, with the protein MVRFIMEKDFSEGAMAMLPLSIFGFRALWSPWFFLSILAAVVLYFLLTKKWRHKFDGEEPVTRKEIGYFLASMVLLYIVKGSPMDLMGHILFSVHMAQMAILLLIVAPFLIIGIPDWIWKKVLDIKIVGRAMRFFTNPVLSLILFTIMFSLYHYPFILDQVKLSIIFHALFTITLFIFAIFLWWPIVNTLEGQPKLHGLKKIGYVILSAILITPACALIIFVDVPVYDTYSSGEAWLQAMALCVPGSTLAGLSGLGISGPELFTKMPTVYDQQLGGILMKVIQELIYVVVIGKIFIKWYKEEQRDADEITKRDLLERQKLTMHGS; encoded by the coding sequence ATGGTACGATTTATAATGGAGAAAGACTTTAGTGAAGGAGCGATGGCAATGTTGCCTTTGAGCATATTCGGATTTCGCGCATTGTGGAGTCCTTGGTTTTTCTTATCGATCCTTGCCGCGGTGGTTTTATATTTTTTATTGACCAAGAAATGGAGACATAAGTTTGATGGGGAGGAGCCGGTGACTCGGAAGGAGATTGGCTATTTCCTTGCCTCGATGGTCTTGCTCTATATCGTGAAAGGCTCGCCGATGGATTTGATGGGCCATATTCTATTCTCGGTTCATATGGCGCAAATGGCTATACTTCTTTTGATAGTTGCTCCTTTTTTAATCATCGGAATCCCAGACTGGATTTGGAAAAAGGTATTGGATATCAAGATCGTGGGTAGAGCAATGCGCTTCTTTACGAATCCCGTCCTGAGCCTTATTCTGTTTACCATTATGTTTTCCTTGTATCACTATCCGTTTATTTTGGATCAAGTAAAACTTAGCATTATCTTCCATGCACTGTTTACCATCACATTATTCATCTTTGCTATCTTTTTATGGTGGCCGATCGTCAATACACTGGAAGGACAGCCTAAACTTCATGGATTGAAGAAAATCGGTTACGTCATTCTCAGTGCTATTCTGATCACACCGGCCTGTGCTCTCATCATCTTCGTGGATGTCCCTGTTTATGACACGTATAGCAGTGGAGAAGCATGGCTGCAAGCGATGGCTCTTTGCGTACCTGGAAGCACCCTTGCCGGACTTTCGGGACTAGGCATTTCAGGCCCAGAATTATTTACGAAAATGCCTACAGTGTATGATCAACAATTGGGCGGCATTTTGATGAAAGTCATTCAGGAACTTATTTATGTAGTAGTAATTGGTAAAATATTTATTAAATGGTATAAAGAAGAACAGCGAGATGCCGATGAAATAACTAAAAGAGATTTACTGGAACGTCAAAAATTGACGATGCACGGCTCTTGA
- a CDS encoding DUF420 domain-containing protein, with protein sequence MDVPLLPTISTFFIVLSAVLVAIGWYLIRKKKIEAHKKTMLAAAVSALLFFIIYLSRTVFVGNTAFGGPEHLKVYYTIFLIFHIFLATTGAVFGIVTIYTGLKQNLVRHRKIGPVTSVIWFFTAITGVAVYLLLYIFYKGGETTSVFKAILGL encoded by the coding sequence ATGGATGTCCCATTACTGCCAACAATCAGCACCTTCTTCATTGTTCTGTCGGCGGTGCTGGTTGCAATCGGGTGGTATTTGATTCGGAAGAAAAAAATTGAAGCGCATAAGAAGACGATGCTGGCGGCCGCGGTTTCGGCGCTGCTCTTTTTCATCATTTACCTTTCTCGGACGGTGTTTGTCGGGAATACCGCTTTTGGCGGACCCGAACATTTAAAAGTGTATTATACGATATTTCTTATCTTTCACATCTTTTTAGCGACAACGGGGGCCGTTTTCGGCATCGTCACGATTTACACGGGCCTGAAGCAGAATTTGGTGCGTCACCGCAAAATTGGCCCTGTTACGAGTGTCATCTGGTTTTTCACCGCCATTACAGGGGTGGCTGTCTATCTTCTTCTCTATATTTTCTATAAAGGCGGGGAGACGACGTCGGTTTTCAAAGCGATATTAGGATTGTAA
- a CDS encoding cytochrome C oxidase subunit IV family protein — protein MADIQVYKKSPAEMELGRRRGKQAMRAQVMMFSLMIFLTLLSFSMVVAFESGVVGFSKFFIIPIIMLFAAVQVGLQLYYFMHMSEKGHGIPQMFMFTGALLGFLIPLTFVTIVWW, from the coding sequence ATGGCGGACATTCAAGTCTACAAAAAGTCTCCTGCTGAAATGGAATTAGGGCGGCGACGTGGAAAGCAGGCTATGCGTGCGCAGGTCATGATGTTTTCATTGATGATCTTCCTCACATTGCTTTCATTCTCCATGGTGGTTGCATTTGAATCCGGAGTTGTCGGATTTTCCAAATTCTTCATCATTCCGATAATCATGTTATTCGCTGCCGTCCAAGTCGGTTTACAATTGTATTACTTCATGCACATGAGTGAAAAAGGGCATGGCATTCCACAAATGTTCATGTTCACAGGCGCATTGCTTGGCTTCCTCATTCCGTTGACTTTCGTCACAATTGTATGGTGGTAA